In a genomic window of Venatoribacter cucullus:
- the glmM gene encoding phosphoglucosamine mutase, translated as MSRKYFGTDGVRGRVGEAPITPEFVMKLGWAAGKVFDQQGKSRILIGKDTRISGYMFESALEAGLSAAGVDVGLLGPIPTPGIAYLTRTFRAQAGIVISASHNPYYDNGIKFFSAAGEKLPDETELAIEAWLDKPMTCVDSAQLGKAKRINDAAGRYIEFCKGTTNALNLRGLKIVLDCAHGATYQIAPAVFSELGASVISMGIEPNGLNINDGVGSTEPEALRQRVLTEKADLGIAFDGDGDRVMMVDHAGELVDGDQLLFIMASHARMQGRLPGGVVGTLMSNLGLELGLKALGIDFVRAKVGDRYVMQLLSEHGWRYGGESSGHLLCLDANTTGDGIVAALQVLQALAETGTSLHDWQRRMVKMPQVMINVKRSRQADVMSLPEITAAVAATETRLAGRGRVLLRPSGTEPVVRVMVEGEDPALVQQLATELAAVVEAALR; from the coding sequence ATGTCTAGAAAATATTTTGGCACCGATGGTGTCCGTGGTCGGGTAGGTGAAGCCCCGATTACACCGGAATTTGTGATGAAGCTGGGCTGGGCCGCCGGCAAGGTATTTGACCAGCAAGGCAAAAGCCGCATTCTGATCGGCAAAGATACCCGTATCTCGGGTTATATGTTTGAGTCTGCACTGGAAGCCGGCTTGTCCGCCGCCGGTGTCGATGTGGGGCTGCTGGGGCCGATTCCGACGCCGGGCATTGCTTACCTGACCCGCACCTTCCGTGCTCAGGCCGGCATTGTAATCAGTGCCTCGCACAACCCTTACTACGATAACGGCATTAAGTTTTTCTCCGCTGCCGGTGAAAAACTGCCCGATGAAACCGAGCTGGCCATCGAAGCCTGGCTGGATAAACCCATGACCTGTGTCGATTCGGCCCAGCTGGGTAAGGCCAAACGCATTAACGATGCGGCCGGTCGCTATATTGAATTCTGCAAAGGCACCACCAATGCGCTGAACCTGCGTGGGCTGAAAATTGTGCTCGACTGTGCCCACGGAGCGACCTATCAGATTGCCCCGGCTGTATTCAGTGAGCTGGGAGCCAGCGTTATCAGTATGGGTATCGAACCCAACGGTCTGAATATTAATGATGGTGTCGGTTCCACCGAGCCGGAAGCGCTGCGCCAGCGGGTGCTGACCGAAAAAGCAGACCTCGGCATTGCCTTTGATGGCGATGGTGACCGGGTGATGATGGTTGACCATGCCGGTGAGCTGGTCGACGGTGATCAGCTGCTGTTTATTATGGCCAGCCACGCGCGGATGCAGGGACGGCTGCCCGGCGGGGTGGTTGGTACCCTGATGAGTAACCTGGGGCTGGAACTGGGCCTGAAGGCACTGGGTATTGATTTTGTCCGCGCCAAAGTCGGCGACCGTTATGTGATGCAGCTGCTCAGCGAGCACGGCTGGCGCTATGGTGGCGAGTCTTCCGGACATTTGCTGTGTCTGGATGCCAACACCACCGGCGATGGCATTGTGGCGGCGCTGCAGGTGCTGCAGGCGCTGGCGGAAACCGGCACCAGTCTGCACGACTGGCAGCGCCGTATGGTGAAAATGCCGCAGGTGATGATTAACGTAAAACGCAGCCGTCAGGCGGATGTCATGAGCCTGCCGGAAATCACGGCGGCAGTGGCCGCGACGGAAACCCGTCTGGCTGGTCGTGGTCGTGTGCTGCTGCGGCCCTCCGGTACCGAACCGGTGGTGCGGGTGATGGTGGAAGGTGAAGATCCGGCGCTGGTACAGCAGCTGGCCACTGAGCTGGCGGCAGTGGTCGAAGCGGCGCTGCGCTGA
- the tpiA gene encoding triose-phosphate isomerase — MRRLLVAGNWKMNASVAQTEALLSALCAAEFSCDVAVFPPFPYLAQAVQTTGNSTVRVGAQNVASESSGAFTGEVSASMLADVGCRLALVGHSERRSLYGETDAQVLEKTRQLLANGLTAVVCVGETLEQRQAGREEAVVAEQLALLLRELSNYDWRNIVLAYEPVWAIGTGETATPEQAQAMHAFIRSLLQEKDPALAAATRILYGGSVKAANAAELFAQPDIDGGLVGGASLDATEFSAICQA, encoded by the coding sequence ATGCGTCGCTTGTTGGTTGCCGGAAACTGGAAAATGAATGCCTCTGTCGCCCAGACCGAGGCATTGTTGTCAGCCCTGTGTGCGGCCGAATTCTCCTGCGATGTGGCGGTGTTTCCGCCCTTTCCCTACCTGGCGCAGGCGGTTCAGACCACCGGCAACAGCACGGTACGGGTCGGCGCCCAGAATGTCGCCAGCGAAAGCAGTGGTGCATTTACTGGTGAAGTGTCAGCCAGCATGCTGGCGGATGTCGGTTGTCGTCTGGCCCTGGTCGGACACTCTGAACGCCGCTCGCTGTATGGTGAAACCGATGCGCAGGTGCTGGAAAAAACCCGGCAGTTGCTGGCCAATGGCTTAACGGCGGTGGTCTGTGTTGGTGAAACGCTGGAGCAGCGTCAGGCTGGCCGTGAAGAAGCCGTAGTGGCTGAACAGCTGGCGTTATTGTTGCGGGAATTAAGCAATTACGACTGGCGCAATATTGTGCTGGCGTACGAGCCGGTGTGGGCCATTGGTACCGGTGAAACGGCCACCCCGGAACAGGCGCAGGCCATGCATGCATTTATCCGCAGTTTGTTGCAGGAAAAAGATCCTGCGCTGGCGGCGGCTACAAGAATTTTATACGGCGGCAGTGTAAAAGCGGCCAATGCTGCGGAATTATTCGCGCAGCCGGATATTGATGGTGGATTGGTCGGGGGAGCTTCCCTTGATGCCACTGAATTTTCAGCCATTTGTCAGGCGTAA
- the secG gene encoding preprotein translocase subunit SecG has translation MESIIIVVHILIALGIIGFVMIQQGKGADAGASFGSGASQTVFGSSGSGNFLSRSTAVLATAFFLTSLALAVYAKQRATGAADVGLPSDEVIKMLEQETPVVEEYAPSSDAPELDASVGDEPVLEKTPQ, from the coding sequence ATGGAATCCATTATTATTGTTGTGCACATTCTGATTGCCCTGGGCATTATCGGATTCGTTATGATTCAGCAGGGTAAAGGTGCTGATGCCGGTGCGTCTTTTGGCAGTGGTGCTTCACAAACGGTGTTTGGCAGCAGTGGTTCGGGCAATTTTCTCAGCCGCAGCACGGCCGTTCTGGCCACCGCATTTTTCCTCACCAGTCTGGCGTTAGCGGTTTACGCTAAACAGCGTGCGACCGGTGCTGCGGATGTGGGTCTGCCCAGTGATGAAGTAATTAAAATGCTTGAGCAGGAGACCCCTGTTGTGGAAGAATACGCGCCGTCTTCTGATGCTCCTGAACTGGATGCCTCAGTCGGTGACGAACCGGTACTGGAAAAAACCCCTCAGTAA
- the rimP gene encoding ribosome maturation factor RimP — protein sequence MAKETQLTDLLRPVVESMGFVFWGIEFIAQGRQSMLRVFIDHANGINVDDCAAVSRQLSAVLDVEDPITQEYTLEVSSPGMDRPLFTIEQYQQYANHIIELRLRMPFEGRRKFKGQLIGVEQEDIVLVVDEHEYLLPVELIEKAHVVPQFKD from the coding sequence TTGGCTAAAGAAACGCAATTAACGGATCTGTTGCGCCCGGTGGTCGAATCCATGGGATTCGTATTCTGGGGCATCGAGTTTATTGCCCAGGGTCGTCAGTCTATGCTGCGTGTTTTTATCGATCATGCCAACGGCATTAACGTCGATGATTGTGCCGCTGTCAGCCGCCAGCTCAGCGCGGTGCTGGATGTAGAAGATCCGATCACGCAGGAATACACGCTGGAAGTCTCTTCTCCCGGCATGGACCGACCGTTGTTCACCATTGAACAATATCAGCAGTACGCCAACCACATTATCGAGCTGCGTCTGCGTATGCCGTTTGAAGGACGGCGCAAATTCAAGGGCCAATTAATTGGTGTGGAACAGGAAGACATCGTGCTGGTTGTTGACGAGCATGAATACCTGTTACCCGTTGAACTGATTGAAAAAGCCCATGTTGTTCCACAATTCAAGGACTAA
- the nusA gene encoding transcription termination factor NusA: MSKEILLVAEAVSNEKGVSKEIIFEAIESALAAAAKKRYEDEEATIRVDIDRKTGDYRTYRSWLVVSNDVVPGLGDELTLQEAHEIDEKLQPGDVYEIEVENPDFGRIAAQAAKQIIVQKVREAERAQIVEQYQHRVGELINGTVKKVTRDNVIVDLGNNAEGLLPKDQVIGREIFRMSDRVRAILHSVRPENRGPQLMLSRTCPEMLIELFRIEVPEIAEEVIEIKGAARDPGSRAKIAVKTNDKRIDPVGACVGMRGARVQAVTNELGGNERIDIVLWDDNPAQLVINAMAPADVASIIMDEETNTMDVAVAADNLAQAIGRGGQNVRLASELTGWEINVMTEDEAVEKQNQEASGYIDSFIKALDVEEDLATLLVEEGFTTLEEIAYVPLDEMLAIDGLDEDIVTELRNRAKDVLLTRAIASEEMLDDAEPAEDLLTMEGMDKHLALVLASKGICTMEDLAEQSIDDLLDIENMTEEKAAELIMTARKPWFEGNV; this comes from the coding sequence ATGAGCAAAGAAATTCTCCTGGTCGCAGAAGCGGTATCTAACGAAAAGGGCGTTTCAAAAGAAATTATTTTTGAAGCTATTGAGTCAGCCCTGGCCGCAGCCGCCAAGAAGCGCTACGAAGATGAAGAAGCCACCATCCGGGTGGATATTGACCGTAAAACCGGTGATTACCGTACTTACCGTAGCTGGTTGGTCGTAAGCAATGACGTGGTACCTGGTCTGGGTGATGAACTGACCCTGCAGGAAGCCCATGAAATTGATGAAAAATTACAGCCGGGTGATGTGTACGAAATTGAGGTGGAAAACCCTGATTTCGGCCGTATTGCTGCCCAGGCTGCCAAGCAGATTATTGTGCAGAAAGTCCGCGAAGCGGAACGTGCTCAAATTGTTGAACAGTATCAGCACCGTGTTGGCGAACTGATTAACGGTACCGTTAAAAAAGTGACCCGCGATAACGTGATTGTTGATCTGGGTAATAACGCCGAGGGTCTGCTGCCGAAAGATCAGGTTATTGGTCGTGAAATTTTCCGCATGAGCGATCGTGTGCGTGCCATCCTGCATTCTGTACGTCCGGAAAATCGTGGTCCGCAATTAATGCTGAGCCGCACCTGTCCGGAAATGCTGATCGAACTGTTCCGCATTGAAGTACCGGAAATTGCCGAAGAAGTTATCGAAATTAAAGGCGCTGCCCGTGATCCGGGCTCCCGCGCCAAAATTGCGGTAAAAACCAACGACAAGCGTATTGACCCGGTTGGTGCCTGTGTCGGTATGCGTGGTGCCCGTGTACAAGCGGTTACCAACGAGCTGGGTGGCAATGAGCGCATTGATATCGTGCTGTGGGATGACAACCCGGCGCAGCTGGTTATCAACGCCATGGCTCCGGCCGATGTGGCGTCGATTATTATGGACGAAGAAACCAACACCATGGATGTGGCGGTAGCGGCTGATAACCTGGCGCAGGCCATTGGTCGTGGCGGTCAGAACGTACGTCTGGCGTCCGAGCTGACCGGCTGGGAAATCAACGTAATGACCGAAGACGAAGCCGTTGAAAAACAAAATCAGGAAGCCTCTGGTTACATCGACAGCTTCATCAAAGCACTGGATGTGGAAGAAGATCTGGCCACCTTACTGGTGGAAGAAGGGTTCACCACACTGGAAGAAATTGCCTACGTTCCGCTGGACGAAATGCTGGCAATTGATGGCCTGGATGAAGACATCGTTACTGAACTGCGTAACCGTGCCAAAGACGTGCTGCTGACCCGTGCAATTGCCTCCGAAGAAATGCTGGACGACGCCGAACCGGCCGAAGACCTGCTGACAATGGAAGGTATGGATAAACATCTGGCGCTGGTTCTTGCCAGTAAAGGTATCTGTACGATGGAAGATCTTGCCGAGCAATCCATCGACGACCTGCTGGATATTGAAAATATGACTGAAGAAAAAGCCGCGGAGCTGATTATGACCGCGCGCAAGCCCTGGTTTGAGGGCAACGTCTAA
- the infB gene encoding translation initiation factor IF-2, whose protein sequence is MADVTVKELADVVGTSAERLLAQMKDAGLPQTSADQKVSDDQKQALLLHLKKSHGDAAVTPNKITLKRKVTTTLKTGQGGKKAVAIEVRKKRTYMKREELDQEAEKAAAEEAARLEAEAQAAAAAAAPAPAPTAEPAAEPVVEAVAARADDERPKPAAKAAPVSVEEDAAQKRAEAEAAAARQEEGRKKTNKAVDKKRVDQREDSRFRDDDDNRGGRLRRSNTGKGKAKPGRGGRGQANEHAFTRPTAPVVYEVELPEAITVGDLAAKMAVKAGEVIKTLMRMGVMATINQILDQDTATLVVEEMGHKVTKLIADNQLEQDVTDAVTYSGDEQSRAPVVTVMGHVDHGKTSLLDYIRRTRVATGEAGGITQHIGAYHVETGHGMVSFLDTPGHAAFTAMRSRGAQATDVVILVVAADDGVMPQTIEAIQHAQSAGVPIVVAMTKIDKDTIDIDRVKNELAARNVVPEDWGGQVPFIGVSAKTGAGIDDLLEAVLLQAEILELKAHFTGPGQGVVVESRLDKGRGPVATLLVQNGMLKKGDIVLAGTCYGRARALLDENGEQVGEAGPSIPVEILGLNGTPDAGDNFMVVESEKKAREVAEFRETKMREQVQQRQQAAKLDALFAGMGEGQVANLNVVVKTDVRGTLEAIVASLQKLGTEEVKVNVIASGVGGITETDVSLAVAASAVVFGFNVRADNAAKKLVENSGVDMRYYSVIYDLLDDVKQAMAGLLAPELREEITGVAEVRDVFNSPKFGQIAGCMVVDGTIYRNKKIRVLRDNVVIYEGELESLRRYKDDVAEVRQGMECGIGVKNYQDVRPGDQIEVFDVREIARTL, encoded by the coding sequence ATGGCAGATGTAACCGTTAAAGAACTCGCCGACGTGGTAGGGACCAGCGCTGAGCGGCTGCTGGCCCAGATGAAAGATGCGGGGTTGCCACAGACCTCGGCCGATCAGAAAGTTTCGGATGACCAGAAGCAAGCTTTGCTGCTGCACCTGAAGAAAAGCCATGGTGACGCCGCTGTTACACCCAATAAAATTACGCTGAAGCGTAAGGTAACAACGACGCTGAAAACCGGTCAGGGTGGTAAAAAAGCCGTGGCCATTGAAGTGCGCAAGAAACGCACTTACATGAAGCGTGAAGAGCTGGATCAGGAAGCCGAAAAGGCAGCCGCTGAAGAAGCCGCGCGTCTGGAAGCAGAAGCTCAGGCGGCCGCCGCTGCGGCGGCGCCGGCACCGGCACCGACGGCAGAACCGGCTGCAGAACCCGTGGTGGAAGCGGTTGCTGCCCGTGCGGATGACGAGCGTCCCAAACCGGCTGCCAAGGCCGCACCGGTCAGCGTGGAAGAAGATGCGGCACAGAAACGTGCCGAAGCCGAAGCCGCTGCTGCCCGTCAGGAAGAGGGTCGTAAAAAGACCAATAAAGCCGTCGATAAAAAGCGCGTTGATCAGCGCGAAGACAGCCGTTTCCGTGATGATGACGATAACCGTGGCGGTCGTTTACGCCGCAGCAATACCGGCAAAGGCAAAGCCAAACCGGGTCGCGGTGGTCGTGGTCAGGCCAATGAACACGCCTTTACCCGTCCGACCGCTCCGGTGGTGTACGAGGTAGAACTGCCGGAAGCCATTACCGTGGGTGATCTGGCGGCGAAAATGGCCGTAAAAGCCGGTGAAGTGATCAAAACCCTGATGCGGATGGGTGTGATGGCGACCATCAACCAGATTCTGGATCAGGACACCGCCACCCTGGTGGTGGAAGAGATGGGTCACAAAGTAACCAAGCTGATTGCTGACAACCAGCTGGAGCAGGATGTTACCGACGCCGTCACCTACAGCGGTGATGAACAATCACGCGCGCCGGTGGTGACCGTAATGGGTCACGTTGACCACGGTAAAACTTCGCTGCTCGACTACATCCGTCGTACCCGCGTGGCAACCGGCGAAGCCGGTGGTATTACCCAGCACATCGGTGCGTACCATGTGGAAACCGGCCATGGCATGGTGTCCTTCCTGGATACTCCCGGCCACGCTGCTTTTACCGCCATGCGTTCCCGCGGTGCGCAGGCCACTGACGTGGTGATTCTGGTGGTGGCTGCCGATGATGGCGTAATGCCGCAAACCATCGAGGCAATCCAGCACGCTCAGTCTGCCGGTGTGCCGATTGTGGTCGCGATGACCAAGATCGATAAAGACACCATCGATATTGATCGCGTGAAGAACGAACTGGCTGCCCGCAACGTGGTGCCGGAAGACTGGGGTGGTCAGGTTCCTTTTATCGGTGTGTCGGCTAAAACCGGTGCGGGTATTGATGACCTGCTGGAAGCGGTGCTGTTGCAGGCTGAAATTCTCGAGCTGAAAGCCCACTTTACCGGCCCGGGTCAGGGTGTGGTGGTGGAATCGCGACTGGATAAAGGCCGCGGTCCGGTGGCTACCCTGCTGGTGCAGAACGGTATGCTGAAAAAAGGCGATATCGTACTGGCCGGTACCTGCTACGGTCGTGCCCGTGCGCTGCTGGATGAAAACGGTGAACAGGTTGGCGAAGCCGGCCCGTCCATTCCGGTGGAAATCCTCGGCCTGAACGGTACGCCGGACGCCGGTGATAACTTCATGGTGGTGGAAAGCGAGAAAAAAGCCCGTGAAGTGGCGGAATTCCGCGAAACCAAAATGCGTGAACAGGTTCAGCAGCGCCAGCAGGCCGCCAAGCTGGATGCACTGTTTGCCGGTATGGGCGAAGGCCAGGTGGCCAACCTCAACGTGGTGGTGAAGACCGACGTACGTGGTACGCTGGAAGCCATCGTGGCTTCGCTGCAGAAACTGGGCACGGAAGAAGTGAAAGTGAACGTCATCGCCTCTGGCGTGGGCGGTATCACGGAAACTGACGTCAGCCTGGCGGTTGCTGCCAGTGCCGTGGTGTTTGGTTTCAACGTGCGCGCCGACAACGCCGCCAAGAAACTGGTCGAAAACAGCGGCGTCGACATGCGCTACTACAGCGTGATTTACGACCTGCTCGACGATGTTAAGCAAGCCATGGCCGGTCTGCTGGCGCCCGAGCTGCGTGAAGAAATCACCGGTGTGGCGGAAGTCCGGGATGTGTTCAACTCACCGAAATTCGGCCAGATTGCTGGTTGTATGGTGGTGGACGGCACAATCTACCGTAACAAGAAAATCCGTGTACTGCGTGACAACGTGGTGATCTATGAAGGCGAGCTGGAATCCCTGCGTCGCTACAAAGATGACGTTGCTGAAGTCCGTCAGGGCATGGAATGTGGTATCGGTGTGAAGAACTATCAGGACGTCCGCCCGGGCGACCAGATTGAAGTCTTCGACGTACGCGAAATCGCACGTACGCTGTAA
- the rbfA gene encoding 30S ribosome-binding factor RbfA — MPKEYSRTSRLGDQMQRDLAQMIQFQMKDPRLGMVTLNYVKVAKDLGYADIYFTVMGAKGESDESIRRQTEKILNDAAGFLRTELAKFMRTRVIPHLRFHYDETIERGMHLTSLIKQARDEDNARHPDDDAGEPQA, encoded by the coding sequence ATGCCAAAAGAATACAGCCGTACCTCGCGTCTGGGTGACCAGATGCAGCGGGATCTGGCGCAGATGATCCAGTTTCAGATGAAAGATCCGCGTCTCGGTATGGTGACCCTCAACTACGTTAAGGTCGCCAAAGATTTGGGCTATGCCGATATTTACTTCACGGTAATGGGCGCCAAAGGGGAAAGCGATGAGAGCATCCGTCGCCAGACCGAGAAAATTCTCAACGATGCGGCCGGTTTCCTGCGCACCGAACTGGCGAAATTTATGCGTACCCGTGTCATTCCGCACCTGCGTTTTCACTACGATGAAACCATTGAGCGCGGTATGCACCTCACCAGCCTGATCAAACAGGCGCGTGATGAAGATAACGCCCGTCATCCCGATGACGACGCAGGTGAGCCGCAGGCATAA
- the truB gene encoding tRNA pseudouridine(55) synthase TruB: protein MARTKKGRAVSGIVVINKPLGLSSNQVLQRVKHLFGAQKAGHTGALDPLASGVLPICLGEATKLSQLLLDADKAYDTTARLGEIRSTGDAEGEVVATAPVPELDSQQLERLLDRFRGEVEQVPPMFSALKLDGKPLYELARQGMSADEIQAVADKKRRVITIHELLLQAVRPQELDLSVRCSKGTYIRTLVEDIGQAIGCGAYVSRLHRTQCGPFHSGQMLTLEQLEVLAAEDMESLDSVLLPPATAIPDWPEVALTLAEADKMLHGQPISTGLSDCPSVQLWAVAPDHRQMIGIGQIAAGQIKAQRLFQVAVPVTG, encoded by the coding sequence ATGGCACGGACAAAAAAAGGCCGTGCCGTCAGCGGCATTGTGGTGATCAACAAACCGCTGGGGTTATCGTCCAACCAGGTATTGCAGCGGGTTAAGCATCTGTTTGGCGCGCAGAAAGCCGGCCATACCGGTGCGCTGGACCCGTTAGCCAGCGGTGTGTTGCCGATCTGCCTGGGCGAGGCCACCAAACTGTCGCAACTGCTGCTGGATGCCGACAAAGCCTACGATACCACCGCGCGGCTGGGGGAAATCCGCTCCACCGGTGATGCCGAAGGGGAAGTGGTTGCAACCGCGCCGGTACCGGAACTGGACAGTCAGCAACTGGAACGGTTGCTGGACCGCTTCCGTGGCGAGGTGGAGCAGGTGCCACCGATGTTTTCAGCCCTTAAGCTGGATGGCAAACCACTGTACGAACTGGCCCGCCAGGGCATGAGTGCGGACGAGATACAGGCGGTGGCCGATAAAAAACGCCGCGTTATCACCATTCATGAGCTGCTGCTGCAGGCCGTGCGCCCGCAAGAGCTGGATTTGTCCGTACGCTGCTCCAAAGGCACCTACATCCGCACTCTGGTGGAAGACATTGGTCAGGCCATTGGCTGTGGCGCTTACGTCAGCCGTCTGCACCGCACCCAATGTGGCCCTTTTCACAGCGGCCAGATGCTGACGCTGGAGCAGCTGGAGGTTCTGGCGGCTGAGGACATGGAAAGTCTGGACAGCGTCTTATTGCCACCCGCAACCGCCATTCCGGATTGGCCCGAAGTGGCGTTAACGCTGGCCGAAGCCGATAAAATGCTGCACGGACAGCCGATCAGCACTGGCCTGAGCGACTGTCCTTCTGTACAATTGTGGGCCGTTGCACCGGACCATCGGCAAATGATCGGCATCGGCCAGATCGCTGCCGGACAGATTAAAGCCCAGCGCCTGTTTCAGGTTGCTGTGCCGGTAACTGGTTAA
- the rpsO gene encoding 30S ribosomal protein S15, protein MALTAAQKAEIVKEYQVAEGDTGSPEVQVALLTHNIVGLQDHFKAHGKDHHSRRGLIRMVNQRRKLLDYLKRKDLSRYTALIGRLGLRR, encoded by the coding sequence ATGGCATTAACTGCTGCTCAAAAAGCTGAGATTGTAAAAGAGTACCAGGTTGCTGAAGGCGACACCGGTTCTCCGGAAGTTCAGGTTGCACTGCTGACCCACAACATCGTTGGCCTGCAGGACCACTTCAAAGCGCACGGTAAAGATCACCACTCACGTCGTGGTCTTATCCGCATGGTTAACCAGCGTCGTAAGCTGCTGGACTACCTGAAGCGCAAAGACCTGTCCCGTTACACCGCTCTGATCGGTCGTCTGGGTCTGCGTCGCTGA